DNA from Nitrospirota bacterium:
TCTCGCTCAGTGTGATAGGCAGGTATGGGAACAACAAGGAAGAGGAGATGCGGGATTTGAGTAAAGGCCTGGGCATAGAAAGAAATGTCCATTTTCTCGGATGGAAGGATAATGAAGAAGTCAGGATGTTATTTAACCAGGTAGACATCTTTGCTATGCCATCCTTTATAGAGGGTTTCGGTCTTGTCTTTCTTGAGGCTATGAATGCCGGGGTCCCTGTCATCGGAGGAGATACAGGCGGTGTACCGGAGCTGATTCAGGATGGCGTTAATGGATTTCTCGTAAAACCAGGTGATTGGCAGGGTTTGTCTGAGAGAATCCAGAGACTGGCAAAAGACAAAGATCTCCGGGACGGATTTGTCCGGAGGGGATACCAGACACTGGAAAAATTCTCGTTGGACAGCATGGTGGAAAAAACCAATGCGGTATATTGGAGCCTGAGAAATTGATAATATTCGCGGACTGGAGCGGCATACTGTAATGAAACATTTTAAGAGAATCGCCGGCTTTCTCATGATAGTCATTGTCTTTTATTTCATAGGCAGGGTTGTCTATGAGCAGTGGGATAAGATTTCCGGATATCCGTGGTCGCTGAATTCATTGTGGTTGGGGATTTCTATCGGGATATTGTTGGCTGCATATTTATTATCAGCCTATGAATGGACATTAATCCTCAGGATGATAGGCGTCAGGATAGAGTTAAGTAAAGGGATCTCAATATTCCTGCTTTCCATGTTCGGCAGGTACATCCCTGGTGGTATATGGTCGCCCGTAGGGAGGGTATTTCTTTGCAGGCGTGAGGGGATTGCGGATTCACGCTCAGGGATGAGTGTCCTGCTTGAGCAGACCTATCCGGTTGTATCTGCCGCCTTTGTATTTGTTGTATCTCTCCTCTTCTGGCATGATACAGGACCTGTAGCGCGTGCATTCCCCCTCCTTGTCTTCGTTCCGCTTTTTTTTATCTTTCTCCATCCGAAACCGTTTCTTAGGGTCATGAATCCGGTACTTGCATGGTTTGGAAAAGGACCTATTAACATTTCCCTCTCATTTGGTAATATGCTGATCCTTGCCGGATATTATTCTTTTTCCTGGATAGTAGCAGGTGTTGCCTTCTACTGCTTTATAAGGGCCTTTTATCCATTAGAGTTCTACTATATACCAATTCTGAGTGGTATAAGTGCCATTTCATTTATAATTGGATATCTTACCTTTTTTACACCTGCCGGTCTGGGGGTGCGGGAAGGGAGTATTACTATCCTTTTGAGCCTTTTTATACCTACTCATATCGCACTTGGAGTGGCTTTATTGTCAAGGTTATGGATAATAGGGGTAGAGCTTATCATACTTATAATATTTCTTATAAACGCTGAAACCCGGAGGATGGTGCGGAGTGCGCTGGGCTGGTAACTTTCTCATACAGGAGACCGTTTAAAATGAGTAATGCAAAGATTAGTGTAGTAATCCCGGCCTACAAGGAGGAGAGGGTCATTGGTTCCGTGATCAAAGGGGTGAAGTCAGTGATAGGAGATGACTGTGAAGTAATAGTCGTTGATGACGGATCTCCGGACGGTACATGGAAAATGGCTAAAGAGGCAGGCGCCCTTGTTATAAGGCATCCTTACAATATAGGGAACGGTGCTGCTGTTAAAAGCGGCATACGCGCTGCGACAGGGGATATAATTGTGATGATGGACGGTGACGGCCAGCACAAACCTGAAGATATCCCCCGGCTTATTGAACAGATTGCCACATATGACATGGTTATTGGCGCAAGGACAGGCCAGTCAGAAACGTCGGTTCACAGGGATCTGGCCAACGCGATATATAACCGGTTTGCTACTTATTTAACAAAGATGAAGATACTCGATCTCACATCCGGGTTCAGGGCGATTAAGGCAGATATTGCGAAGAAGTTCGTTTATCTGCTCCCCAATACATTCTCCTATCCCACTACAATAACGCTTTCTTTAATCAGGGCTGGACATAGTGTGGCTTTTATTCCCATTGTAGCAAGGAAAAGGGAGGGCAAGAGCAAGATAAAGCTGTTAAAGGACGGGGTAAGATTCTTTCTGATCATGCTGAAAATAGCCACATTATTTTCTCCTTTCAGGGTATTTCTACCGGTGAGCGCCGGGTTCTTTTTTCTGGGTATTGGATACTATTTATACACATTTATTGAGGGTCACAGATTTACGAATATGTCGGCCCTCCTGATCAGCAACGGTATTATTATCTTCATGATGGCATTGATAGCCGAGCAGATAGCGCAACTGCGGTTGGACAGGACAGAGGATCCAGTGCATAAACATGGAGAAAACGATTGATTTTTCCATACCTGATGTTGAGTTGGCATACTTATTGCGATTAAGAATATGTTGATGATAAGTCATCATGATTTAAGTCCCCGGTTTGCCCATCTACATCTGTTGATAGTGTTCCTGCTTATAACTATCCTGTCAGGCTGCAGTAGTGAATACAGCCCTATTGGCCCGCAATTAGAAGGAAGCAAGAGTATAAGCGGGGGCAACATGCTATTATTGGCAGGAGAGTCAGGTGGCACAGGGACGTCAGATGGAATTGGCAAACTGGCACGATTTAATGCCCCAAATGGAATTGCTCCTTATAATAATGATACCTTATATGTTGCAGATAAAACCAATCATACAATACGTAAGATAGATTTATACACTGGTACAGTTACAACTATCGCAGGGTATCCTCGTGTAGCTGGTCGTACGGATGGTGTTGGTGTTTATGCAAGATTTAATTCCCCTGAGGGTGTTGCAACTGATGGCACCTATCTTTATGTTGCGGATACCGGAAATCATGTAATCCGAAAGATAGAAATTCAGAGCGGCACTGTTGCGACCCTTGCAGGTTTAAGCGGACAAGCTGGGTATTCTGATGGCGACAGGAATAATACCCTTTTTAAGGCGCCCTCCGGAATAACGATCCTTGGCAACTCGCTTTATGTAACGGATTCAGACAACCACCTTATAAGGAAGGTTGATAAAGACAGTGGTTATACAACAACTGCAGCGGGTACTGCCTTTACAGCAGGTACTGCAGATGGCGTTGGTTTATCTGCCCAGTTTAATTATCCGTTAAAAATCACTAATGACGGGAATTACTTGTACATTGCTGATACATTTAATCATACGATCAGGATAATGAACCCGCAAAATGGATATGTTCTTACCTTATCAGGTTCGGCAGGGAAGGCGGGGTTTGCAGATGGCTCGCTTTCCAGGGCCCGTTTTTCTTACCCGGCAGGACTTGTAATAAGGGGTGAAGAGCTATATGTTGCTGACCTTGGCAATGATATTGTCAGGGTAATAGACCTGAATCAGGCTACTGTTGGTACGATTGCCGGTACGCCGCAGGTTACCGGTTATTCAGATGGCGTACCTGGTGTCGGGATGTTGAACAGTCCTGCAGATGTAGCTGTCATTGGAGACTACCTTTATATAGCTGATATGAGTAACAATGCGATACGTGTCGTTAATATATCCAGTGGGGAGACTACCACTTTAGCAGGGTTTCCGTCCCATGCAGGAAACGTAAATGAGAAAGGCAGCAACAGCAGGTTCAATGCTCCCGGTGGGATAGCGATAGATGGCGACGAACTTTTTGTAGCTGATACCTATAGTCATGTAATTCGAAAAATAGTAGCGTCTACAGGGGAGGTTACAACGTTAGCTGGCACGTCGGGGCATCCAGGTTCCACAGACAGTTCTGAGAGCGACGCAGTGTTTAATTCACCCACTGATGTAATAGCTGGTGCGAATGGTCAGTTTATCTACATAGTGGATACGGATAATCATGTCATTAGGAGCATGAATCTTTCTACCGGAGAAGTGCGTACATTTGCTGGAACCCCGGGTTCAACCGGTAAAGCGGATGGGATTGGGACAGCTGCAAGGTTTAAGTCTCCTAAAAGGGGTGTGAGGATAGGAAATAGGCTGTACATAGCTGATACGGGCAATAATACGATACGTGCGATTGATATTTCGACTGCTGCCGTAACCACACTGGCCGGAACGCCTGGTGTAGCAGGTTCAAAAGATACAGCAGAAAGTATAAATGGAATCGGGCAGTTTAATGCCCCGGGCGATATTGCGACTGACGGAACTAATTTATATGTTGCGGATACCGGGAATCATACCATAAGGAGGATTAACCCGGCTTCGGGTGTTGTCACAACTATTTCCGGCAGCCGGGAAACTTCAGGTCTTGTGGATAGTAATGACGGAGCCCCGAAGTTTAATTCACCTGAAGGTATTACGTGGTATTCCGGTTTCCTTTATGTATCTGATACCGCAAACCATTTAATAAGAAAAATAGACCTGAATACTATGGAAGTATCGTTACTGGCAGGAGATGAAGCATGTGTAGTAGAGACTACGGTTACAAATGGTTTTGAATCATCAGTAAAGAAGTGTACAGGACAGCAGGCTGGTTCAAGCAGCTACGGTGATTCTACAGATGGCACTGGCAAGACTACATCTTTTAATGCTCCTACTGGAATTAACACAGATGGCAGCTATCTCTATGTAATGGATACAGGGACGAACAGGATCAGAAGGGTGAATATGAATACCGGGGAAACAAAGACCTTTTCATATTCAAAGAATAAGGGCGTTACCCTGGTTTCTCCTACAGGTGGTGATATATCAGGCAACTTCCTGTATGTTGCGGATAAAGGTAATCAGGTCATTCGTAAACTGGATATTTCCAGTCTATCCGCTGCCCCACTGATCTTGATAGCAGGAAATGTCGGGGCTAACGGTTACGGTTATAGTGCAGGATACTCGAGCAGGTTCAACAGTCCGATTGGTATTACTGCAGATGGAATGGGGAATCTGTATGTGGCTGATACCGGTAACCATACAATAAGAAAGGTGGTCATATCCACTGGAGAGGTAACTACAGTAACCGGTGTTCCTGGTACAGCCGGTTTTATGAACAGTGAATTTGGTTACCCCCTGTTTAACGCACCCCGGGGGATATGTTTTGTTGGAGATCATCTTTATGTCTCGGACTCCGGAAATCATCTTATTCGGAGGGTCAATCTTTCTACCGGGTATGTGGGTTTAGTGGCCGGTTTGACTGACTTCGTCAAGAGTGTCGGTTCACCAGGGACTGCTGACAGCACTGGGGCAGCTGCAGGATTTAACGACCCCGGTGGTATTGCCTCTGACGGTGTATACCTTTATGTATCAGACAGCGGTAATAACACTATAAGGAGGGTGTTGATAAGTACTGGGCAGGTGAAGACAATTGCAGGTATGCCCGGGGTGATAGGATTCAGGGACGGGGTCAGTTTCAACGCAAATTTCTATTATCCGAGGGGCATAGCTGTTGATGGCGATTATCTGTATGTGGCAGACACAGGGAACAATGTGCTTCGGAGGGTGAATAAATTGACAGGTGAAGTACTTACATTTTCAGGTAAGGTGGGACAGTCTTCTTTCGTTCCGGGCACGAGTGACATTGTCAGGTATAATGCTGTCATAGGAGTTGCTACCTCACAAGACACACCATATCTCTTCTTCACGGATGGCGCAGAAAATGTAGTGGGTAAGATTGAGAAATAGTTGAAAAGACTATTAAAATTTCTTTCCAGTTGCAATAAAGGACAGTAATATGTATCATACTCCCCATGGCTGACATAACAGTGGTAGTGATAGACGGGCAGGGTGGCGGCATAGGGGCCCACATAATTGAGAAGATGCAGAAGAACCTTCCGGAGTCCTCCGTTGAAAAGATGGACATTATTGCCATCGGTACAAATGCAATAGCCACATCATTAATGATGAAGGCAGGGGCTAATAAGGCTGCTTCCGGAGAAAATTCCATAGTACAGGTCTGCAGGTATGCAGATATAATAATCGGTTCCTGGGCGATCGTTATACCTAATTCCATGCTTGGTGAGTATACTCAGTTAATGGCTGATGCAGTTGCGTCAAGCAAAGCGCGAAAACTTCTTGTCCCGCTGCCTCAGCAGGGGATTGAACTTATTGGTGTTACACCTGAACCATTTCCTCATATGATTGATAAACTGATTGACAGGTTAAGGAGAATCATTTAATCTATTGAATATCAAATGCAATAAATCAACAGTTAAAATGCCGTATAAAAACAAATAACTACAGATTTTCTTGCAGTTTGAATTAAATTTAGATTTTCTGGTTTTGATATTTGACTTGATTTTGAAGGGAGATGCATCATGTGTGAAGCGAGCGTTTACGTGGAGAAAGAGGGGAAAGAGGAGCTGCTTTTAGATAGTGTTGATGTATTGGAACCCCAGGAGGGGGGAAAGATATATATAAGAAACCTTGCGGGTGAACAGAAGACTTTAACTGCCCGTATAAAAAAAATCAGGTTGGTTGAACATAAGATTATCCTTGAGAGGACTGAAGGATAGTACATAAGTGAACTGTGTATCGGAGGCCATGGGAGATAAAACTTCTATGGCCTTTTTAGTAAGTGTAGTGGAAAGGAACTTGGGGTTTATAAGGGCTGCTGAAAATACCCTCCCCTTCAAGGGGAGGGACAGGGTGGGGATGGGTTTATTTTCAAATGAAACTAAATTTCATAGATCTAAAACGTCAATATAACAAGTATAAAACCGACATAGACAGGGAAATATTCGAAGTCCTTGAGAGCACCCAGTTTATCCTTGGCAGCAAGGTCAGCGAGCTGGAGAAACAGCTTGCTGCTTACGTGGGTGTCCGTTTCGGAATAGGTGTTAGTTCCGGCACAGATGCCCTCCTCCTTGCCCTTATGGCATATGGTGTAAAAAGTGGTGATGAGATTATCTGTCCCCCGTTTACCTTTATCGCAACGGCTGAGGTCATTGCACTCCTTGGTGCAAAACCGGTGTTTGTTGACATTGATGAAAAGACCTACAACATTAACCCCTCTCTGATTGAAGATAAGATTACAGATAAGACTAAAGGGATAATCCCCGTAGGCCTTTATGGCCAGGTTGCTGATATGGATACCATATATTCCATTGCGCAGAACAGAGGGCTCTTTGTGATTGAAGACGGGTGCCAGTCTTTCGGTGCGACATACAAGGGGCGAAGGTCCTGTGGTCTGCCTGATGTCGGTGTGACATCATTTTTCCCGTCCAAGCCTCTCGGCGGTTATGGTGACGGGGGGATGGTCTTTACTGACAATGAGGATATTGCGAAGAAGATAAACAGCCTCCATGTTCATGGGGAGGAGAAGAGGTACCAGCATAAGTATATAGGCATAAATGGAAGGTTAGATGCCATACAGGCGGCGATACTCCTTGCAAAATTTAAATATCTCGAAGAAGAGATAAAGTTGAGACAGCAGAAGGGTGCGTATTATACTGATGGTCTGAAAGACGTAGTTGTCGCACCATATATCGAATCACATAATACGTCTGTGTATGCCCAGTATTCGATTATGGCAGGGAAGAAAAGAGATGAGTTGACCAAGTACCTGAATGATAATGGAGTCCCAACCGCTATCCACTACCCGAAGCCGCTGCATCTTCAGGAGGCATTCAGCTATCTGGATTACAGTGAAGGCGATTTCCCGGTTAGCGAGAAGACGTCAAAAGAAATATTGTCCCTTCCCATGTCTCCGTTTATTACTAAAGATGAACAGGATTACGTGATTGAGAAGATCAGAGAGTTTTATAAAGGTCTGTCATCCTGAACCGGGTTCAGAATGACAGATGGATGGGATTTTAGGGTGAATCTTAAAATGAACAACGCCTACATAGTCATCATGGCCGGTGGAAGCGGCACTCGTTTCTGGCCATTAAGCAGAGAGGCTATGCCCAAACAGCTTCTTCGGATTGATGGGGGAGAAAGCCTTATACAGCAGACAATCTCAAGGGTCAGACCTTTTATCCAGTCAGATCATATACATATTGTAACTAACAAGAGCCAGTCAGAGCAGATAAAATACCAGGTAGCTGAGCTTGGTAAAGAAAATTTCATTATTGAACCCGCTGCAAAGAACACTGCCGCGGCAGTAGGGCTGGCAGCGGTATATCTGAACCATCAAAATGCTGATTCAGTAATGGGGATACTTCCTGCTGATCATGTCGTGAAAAATAAAGAGCAATTTCTTGCTACGATGAGGTTTGCCTTTAATGCGGCAGCGGAAGGTTGCCTCGTAACAATAGGTATAAGACCGGGTCGTCCCGAGACAGGTTACGGGTACATACATGCTGGAGATCAGATGAGTCGCCCTGATGCTGCATCTTCGAATGATACTGCAGGAATTTTCCATGTTGACCGCTTCACTGAAAAGCCGGACATTGATACAGCAAAAAAATATGTAGCCGAAGGCAATTATTTCTGGAACAGCGGAATGTTTGTATGGAAGACTTCTGTGATACTTGATGAGATTGAGCGTTACATGCCGTCATTGGGAGAGGGACTGAAGAAGATTAAGTCAGCTATTGGACAGAGTGATGAATCAACGGTCATCGGCAAAGTCTTCTCCGGATTAGAATCCGTATCAATTGATTACGGCATAATG
Protein-coding regions in this window:
- a CDS encoding flippase-like domain-containing protein, with amino-acid sequence MKHFKRIAGFLMIVIVFYFIGRVVYEQWDKISGYPWSLNSLWLGISIGILLAAYLLSAYEWTLILRMIGVRIELSKGISIFLLSMFGRYIPGGIWSPVGRVFLCRREGIADSRSGMSVLLEQTYPVVSAAFVFVVSLLFWHDTGPVARAFPLLVFVPLFFIFLHPKPFLRVMNPVLAWFGKGPINISLSFGNMLILAGYYSFSWIVAGVAFYCFIRAFYPLEFYYIPILSGISAISFIIGYLTFFTPAGLGVREGSITILLSLFIPTHIALGVALLSRLWIIGVELIILIIFLINAETRRMVRSALGW
- a CDS encoding glycosyltransferase family 2 protein: MSNAKISVVIPAYKEERVIGSVIKGVKSVIGDDCEVIVVDDGSPDGTWKMAKEAGALVIRHPYNIGNGAAVKSGIRAATGDIIVMMDGDGQHKPEDIPRLIEQIATYDMVIGARTGQSETSVHRDLANAIYNRFATYLTKMKILDLTSGFRAIKADIAKKFVYLLPNTFSYPTTITLSLIRAGHSVAFIPIVARKREGKSKIKLLKDGVRFFLIMLKIATLFSPFRVFLPVSAGFFFLGIGYYLYTFIEGHRFTNMSALLISNGIIIFMMALIAEQIAQLRLDRTEDPVHKHGEND
- a CDS encoding DUF3842 family protein, with translation MTVVVIDGQGGGIGAHIIEKMQKNLPESSVEKMDIIAIGTNAIATSLMMKAGANKAASGENSIVQVCRYADIIIGSWAIVIPNSMLGEYTQLMADAVASSKARKLLVPLPQQGIELIGVTPEPFPHMIDKLIDRLRRII
- a CDS encoding CooT family nickel-binding protein; amino-acid sequence: MCEASVYVEKEGKEELLLDSVDVLEPQEGGKIYIRNLAGEQKTLTARIKKIRLVEHKIILERTEG
- a CDS encoding DegT/DnrJ/EryC1/StrS family aminotransferase, which translates into the protein MKLNFIDLKRQYNKYKTDIDREIFEVLESTQFILGSKVSELEKQLAAYVGVRFGIGVSSGTDALLLALMAYGVKSGDEIICPPFTFIATAEVIALLGAKPVFVDIDEKTYNINPSLIEDKITDKTKGIIPVGLYGQVADMDTIYSIAQNRGLFVIEDGCQSFGATYKGRRSCGLPDVGVTSFFPSKPLGGYGDGGMVFTDNEDIAKKINSLHVHGEEKRYQHKYIGINGRLDAIQAAILLAKFKYLEEEIKLRQQKGAYYTDGLKDVVVAPYIESHNTSVYAQYSIMAGKKRDELTKYLNDNGVPTAIHYPKPLHLQEAFSYLDYSEGDFPVSEKTSKEILSLPMSPFITKDEQDYVIEKIREFYKGLSS
- a CDS encoding mannose-1-phosphate guanylyltransferase/mannose-6-phosphate isomerase — protein: MNNAYIVIMAGGSGTRFWPLSREAMPKQLLRIDGGESLIQQTISRVRPFIQSDHIHIVTNKSQSEQIKYQVAELGKENFIIEPAAKNTAAAVGLAAVYLNHQNADSVMGILPADHVVKNKEQFLATMRFAFNAAAEGCLVTIGIRPGRPETGYGYIHAGDQMSRPDAASSNDTAGIFHVDRFTEKPDIDTAKKYVAEGNYFWNSGMFVWKTSVILDEIERYMPSLGEGLKKIKSAIGQSDESTVIGKVFSGLESVSIDYGIMEKSDKVVVIPADLGWSDVGSWTALDDISAKDARGNVISGNVVDLESRDSIIYASNRLVATAGLTDMVVVDTEDATLVCHKDKAQDVKKIVDELKRRGAEEHLTHRTVIRPWGSYTLLEKSDRFKIKRIVVNPGARLSFQMHYHRSEHWVVVSGTAKVRRGEEEFFVNPNESTYIPMETKHRLENPGRIPLQIIEVQNGEYLEEDDIVRFDDAYGRE